The following are encoded together in the Eriocheir sinensis breed Jianghai 21 chromosome 28, ASM2467909v1, whole genome shotgun sequence genome:
- the LOC127004650 gene encoding glutamate receptor ionotropic, kainate glr-3-like isoform X2, translating to MDAPSNASCLTVAYEQFYGPLIIHGTAPNITYSGPMVELFDIMAKHLGYCYRREVSHDREFGRPLPNGSWTGIIGMLQRQDANVTGTLMSVTWIRSKVVDFSTAIDMDEFTAFSALPALTSDMSGFVKSFSYQTWVLLLLSSLITFVAIFLVLQRQERLNQSPKRRRWGDLGASAEWQDYLQQSSLWTWCSLVAQSVPWEAEGDAVRMMVGMWLLTGYVVAIVYRCVLKAMLILPSVRLPFDSLEELVQSGLPVAVGDATSIHVEIMVGRCRAYIMSRGFFGPNSLSLAFPKGSPLKAQFDPIIVRFREFGIIQKVFGDALSKAADCFKPFQATHALSARRPLHLDDFYGVFSLFAAGILLASLAFLVEVIRGSRRRLKD from the exons ATGGACGCCCCAAGCAACGCCTCCTGCCTCACGGTCGCCTATGAACAA TTCTACGGGCCGCTCATCATCCACGGGACTGCACCCAACATCACGTACAGCGGCCCGATGGTGGAGCTCTTCGATATCATGGCGAAGCACCTGGGTTACTG TTACCGGCGGGAAGTGTCGCATGATCGGGAGTTCGGGAGACCGCTACCCAACGGTTCCTGGACGGGGATAATTGGCATGCTGCAgcgacag GATGCCAACGTGACAGGGACGCTGATGTCAGTCACGTGGATCAGGTCCAAAGTGGTGGATTTCAGCACGGCCATTGACATGGACGAGTTTACGGCTTTTTCCGCCCTGCCAGCCTTAACCTCTGACATGTCGGGCTTCGTGAAATCCTTCTcttaccag ACGTGGGTGCTGCTGTTGCTTAGTTCCCTGATCACGTTCGTTGCGATCTTCCTCGTTTTGCAGCGCCAGGAGAGACTCAACCAGTCGCCCAA GAGGCGGCGCTGGGGTGACCTTGGCGCCTCAGCGGAATGGCAAGACTACCTACAGCAATCCTCGCTATGGACGTGGTGCAGCCTAGTAGCGCAGA GCGTGCCATGGGAAGCCGAAGGGGACGCGGTGAGGATGATGGTGGGCATGTGGCTATTGACGGGCTACGTGGTGGCCATCGTGTACCGCTGTGTTCTCAAGGCTATGCTCATCCTGCCCAGCGTCCGTCTGCCCTTTGATAGCCTCGAGGAGCTGGTGCAGTCAGGTCTCCCCGTAGCCGTAGGAGACGCCACAAGCATCCACGTGGAGATCATG GTCGGCAGGTGTCGGGCCTACATCATGTCCCGCGGTTTCTTTGGGCCGAACAGTCTGAGCCTCGCCTTCCCCAAAGGATCTCCTCTCAAGGCACAGTTCGATCCCAT CATTGTCAGGTTCCGGGAGTTCGGGATCATTCAGAAGGTGTTCGGCGACGCCCTGTCCAAGGCCGCTGATTGCTTCAAACCCTTCCAAGCCACCCACGCCCTCTCGGCCAGGCGACCCCTCCACCTGGACGACTTCTACGGCGTGTTCTCTCTCTTCGCCGCTG GCATCCTCTTGGCGTCCCTCGCTTTCCTGGTCGAGGTCATACGCGGGTCACGGAGACGTTTGAAGGACTGA
- the LOC127004650 gene encoding glutamate receptor 1-like isoform X1, which produces MDAPSNASCLTVAYEQFYGPLIIHGTAPNITYSGPMVELFDIMAKHLGYCYRREVSHDREFGRPLPNGSWTGIIGMLQRQDANVTGTLMSVTWIRSKVVDFSTAIDMDEFTAFSALPALTSDMSGFVKSFSYQTWVLLLLSSLITFVAIFLVLQRQERLNQSPKRRRWGDLGASAEWQDYLQQSSLWTWCSLVAQSVPWEAEGDAVRMMVGMWLLTGYVVAIVYRCVLKAMLILPSVRLPFDSLEELVQSGLPVAVGDATSIHVEIMQAKNTSTLGRLRRVVVAVPSSLANLYNQKAVEGEVAGMRTDTVSKFILSDDFAKVGRCRAYIMSRGFFGPNSLSLAFPKGSPLKAQFDPIIVRFREFGIIQKVFGDALSKAADCFKPFQATHALSARRPLHLDDFYGVFSLFAAGILLASLAFLVEVIRGSRRRLKD; this is translated from the exons ATGGACGCCCCAAGCAACGCCTCCTGCCTCACGGTCGCCTATGAACAA TTCTACGGGCCGCTCATCATCCACGGGACTGCACCCAACATCACGTACAGCGGCCCGATGGTGGAGCTCTTCGATATCATGGCGAAGCACCTGGGTTACTG TTACCGGCGGGAAGTGTCGCATGATCGGGAGTTCGGGAGACCGCTACCCAACGGTTCCTGGACGGGGATAATTGGCATGCTGCAgcgacag GATGCCAACGTGACAGGGACGCTGATGTCAGTCACGTGGATCAGGTCCAAAGTGGTGGATTTCAGCACGGCCATTGACATGGACGAGTTTACGGCTTTTTCCGCCCTGCCAGCCTTAACCTCTGACATGTCGGGCTTCGTGAAATCCTTCTcttaccag ACGTGGGTGCTGCTGTTGCTTAGTTCCCTGATCACGTTCGTTGCGATCTTCCTCGTTTTGCAGCGCCAGGAGAGACTCAACCAGTCGCCCAA GAGGCGGCGCTGGGGTGACCTTGGCGCCTCAGCGGAATGGCAAGACTACCTACAGCAATCCTCGCTATGGACGTGGTGCAGCCTAGTAGCGCAGA GCGTGCCATGGGAAGCCGAAGGGGACGCGGTGAGGATGATGGTGGGCATGTGGCTATTGACGGGCTACGTGGTGGCCATCGTGTACCGCTGTGTTCTCAAGGCTATGCTCATCCTGCCCAGCGTCCGTCTGCCCTTTGATAGCCTCGAGGAGCTGGTGCAGTCAGGTCTCCCCGTAGCCGTAGGAGACGCCACAAGCATCCACGTGGAGATCATG CAAGCGAAGAACACGTCCACGCTGGGCAGGTTGCGGCGGGTGGTGGTGGCCGTTCCTTCGTCGCTCGCCAACCTGTACAACCAGAAGGCGGTCGAGGGCGAGGTGGCGGGCATGAGAACCGACACCGTCTCCAAGTTTATCCTGAGCGACGACTTTGCCAAG GTCGGCAGGTGTCGGGCCTACATCATGTCCCGCGGTTTCTTTGGGCCGAACAGTCTGAGCCTCGCCTTCCCCAAAGGATCTCCTCTCAAGGCACAGTTCGATCCCAT CATTGTCAGGTTCCGGGAGTTCGGGATCATTCAGAAGGTGTTCGGCGACGCCCTGTCCAAGGCCGCTGATTGCTTCAAACCCTTCCAAGCCACCCACGCCCTCTCGGCCAGGCGACCCCTCCACCTGGACGACTTCTACGGCGTGTTCTCTCTCTTCGCCGCTG GCATCCTCTTGGCGTCCCTCGCTTTCCTGGTCGAGGTCATACGCGGGTCACGGAGACGTTTGAAGGACTGA
- the LOC127004657 gene encoding uncharacterized protein LOC127004657 isoform X1, with translation MAISAFLVAFLLSASIPSVYGTEGGCLVENYVRITNTADTRILSLIKPDKALTFVVEFENHDMTFWRDWVNLTNSRVTHGKVRDGESSRTTHDLSLVVSEGWNNLRLEAVSASFELTQLLGDGDEATLLDLKLDFPVSYVHVMGTFSLCSEGSPEWKVAEGEVVSVPLQPERSHTLFVTGRGDAAPYILDSSSSSEPQKNISANTTLTIKTRWRRSLIQVEIFQNGTEEALADMKQPLASPTVQMGSRAGILHLRLDPSAPLQPATKDCHSVDSFGDSKHSKALWPMGFVLLFGGIALALGCLLGVPVGLLVSRQVARRATTSGAAATPSASKKLLPA, from the exons ATGGCTATCAGTGCATTTTTGGTAGCCTTCCTGCTCTCCGCTAGTATTCCTAGTGTGTATGGAACCGAAGGAG GATGCCTCGTGGAGAATTACGTACGGATCACAAACACAGCAGACACACGGATCCTCAGCCTTATCAAACCCGACAAAGCCCTGACCTTCGTCGTGGAGTTTGAAAACCATGACATGACGTTCTGGCGGGACTGGGTGAATCTGACCAACTCCAGGGTGACGCACGGCAAGGTGAGGGACGGAGAGAGCAGCCGGACAACGCACGACCTGTCGCTGGTGGTCAGTGAGGGCTGGAACAACCTGCGCCTGGAGGCTGTTAGCGCGAGCTTCGAACTGACTCAGTTGCTTGGAGACGGTGACGAGGCAACCCTTCTCGACCTGAAATTGGACTTCCCCGTCTCCTACGTGCACGTGATGGGGACCTTCTCTCTCTGCTCTGAAG GTTCCCCTGAATGGAAGGTGGCCGAGGGGGAGGTGGTGTCCGTCCCGCTGCAGCCCGAAAGGAGCCATACGCTGTTTGTGACTGGCCGAGGCGACGCCGCGCCCTACATCTTGGATTCGTCGTCGAGCTCTGAGCCGCAGAAGAACATCAgcgccaacaccaccctcaccattaaGACACGGTGGCGCCGCTCCCTCATTCAAGTTGAAATTTTTCAGAACGGGACCGAG GAAGCCCTGGCGGACATGAAGCAGCCCCTCGCCTCCCCCACTGTGCAGATGGGCAGTCGTGCGGGCATCCTGCACCTCCGCCTGGACCCGTCCGCCCCGCTCCAGCCCGCCACCAAAGACTGTCACTCCGTGGACTCCTTTGGCGACTCGAAGCACTCGAAGGCGCTCTGGCCGATGG GCTTTGTGCTGCTCTTCGGTGGCATAGCCCTCGCTCTGGGCTGCCTGCTCGGGGTGCCGGTTGGTCTACTGGTCAGCAGGCAAGTGGCGAGGAGAGCCACAACGTCAG GTGCGGCCGCCACTCCCAGCGCGAGTAAGAAGTTACTACCCGCTTAG
- the LOC127004657 gene encoding uncharacterized protein LOC127004657 isoform X2 codes for MAISAFLVAFLLSASIPSVYGTEGGCLVENYVRITNTADTRILSLIKPDKALTFVVEFENHDMTFWRDWVNLTNSRVTHGKVRDGESSRTTHDLSLVVSEGWNNLRLEAVSASFELTQLLGDGDEATLLDLKLDFPVSYVHVMGTFSLCSEGSPEWKVAEGEVVSVPLQPERSHTLFVTGRGDAAPYILDSSSSSEPQKNISANTTLTIKTRWRRSLIQVEIFQNGTEEALADMKQPLASPTVQMGSRAGILHLRLDPSAPLQPATKDCHSKALWPMGFVLLFGGIALALGCLLGVPVGLLVSRQVARRATTSGAAATPSASKKLLPA; via the exons ATGGCTATCAGTGCATTTTTGGTAGCCTTCCTGCTCTCCGCTAGTATTCCTAGTGTGTATGGAACCGAAGGAG GATGCCTCGTGGAGAATTACGTACGGATCACAAACACAGCAGACACACGGATCCTCAGCCTTATCAAACCCGACAAAGCCCTGACCTTCGTCGTGGAGTTTGAAAACCATGACATGACGTTCTGGCGGGACTGGGTGAATCTGACCAACTCCAGGGTGACGCACGGCAAGGTGAGGGACGGAGAGAGCAGCCGGACAACGCACGACCTGTCGCTGGTGGTCAGTGAGGGCTGGAACAACCTGCGCCTGGAGGCTGTTAGCGCGAGCTTCGAACTGACTCAGTTGCTTGGAGACGGTGACGAGGCAACCCTTCTCGACCTGAAATTGGACTTCCCCGTCTCCTACGTGCACGTGATGGGGACCTTCTCTCTCTGCTCTGAAG GTTCCCCTGAATGGAAGGTGGCCGAGGGGGAGGTGGTGTCCGTCCCGCTGCAGCCCGAAAGGAGCCATACGCTGTTTGTGACTGGCCGAGGCGACGCCGCGCCCTACATCTTGGATTCGTCGTCGAGCTCTGAGCCGCAGAAGAACATCAgcgccaacaccaccctcaccattaaGACACGGTGGCGCCGCTCCCTCATTCAAGTTGAAATTTTTCAGAACGGGACCGAG GAAGCCCTGGCGGACATGAAGCAGCCCCTCGCCTCCCCCACTGTGCAGATGGGCAGTCGTGCGGGCATCCTGCACCTCCGCCTGGACCCGTCCGCCCCGCTCCAGCCCGCCACCAAAGACTGT CACTCGAAGGCGCTCTGGCCGATGG GCTTTGTGCTGCTCTTCGGTGGCATAGCCCTCGCTCTGGGCTGCCTGCTCGGGGTGCCGGTTGGTCTACTGGTCAGCAGGCAAGTGGCGAGGAGAGCCACAACGTCAG GTGCGGCCGCCACTCCCAGCGCGAGTAAGAAGTTACTACCCGCTTAG
- the LOC127004658 gene encoding uncharacterized protein LOC127004658 has product MAMAQVTEQGAAVYYTDGSVDPDSGRTGAAFGTGGRQRAWITSDHCSSLQTELVAILHALEHAQHRQEDTVVLHTDSRGALQALQGHPKDNAGLITAILGILQSLAAQGKRVRLHWIPSHVGVRGNDAADEAAKRAAKGPTVTKPVRPSLQQAKTQAKHAAVHHAHQQLRELEGTKKQAAWYAAATAYTQLDAAYQQRRADDALLQLLRLGYCTREELYDGFDGRICEHCEERARRPLVHYLLSCPATARLRPAPAAAAHPAGDGGPLRRCEAKVALTVRHTPTQVLLEVLRAAPLPR; this is encoded by the coding sequence ATGGCCATGGCGCAGGTCACTGAGCAGGGCGCTGCGGTGTACTACACTGACGGCTCGGTCGACCCCGACAGCGGGAGGACGGGCGCCGCCTTCGGCACTGGTGGACGGCAGCGGGCGTGGATAACATCAGACCACTGCTCCTCCCTCCAAACAGAGCTAGTGGCAATCCTGCACGCCCTCGAGCACGCACAGCATCGCCAAGAGGACACCGTCGTGCTTCACACAGACTCCCGGGGGGCCCTGCAGGCACTACAAGGCCACCCCAAGGACAACGCGGGCCTCATCACCGCCATCCTGGGCATCCTGCAAAGCCTTGCAGCGCAAGGCAAGCGGGTGCGGCTCCACTGGATCCCCAGCCATGTGGGAGTCAGAGGGAACGACGCCGCCGACGAGGCCGCCAAGAGGGCAGCCAAAGGCCCCACCGTCACCAAACCTGTGCGGCCAAGTCTGCAACAGGCCAAGACACAGGCCAAACACGCAGcagtccaccacgcccaccagcagCTCCGAGAACTGGAGGGGACAAAGAAACAGGCAGCCTGGTACGCTGCGGCCACCGCCTACACCCAACTGGACGCCGCCTACCAGCAGCGCAGGGCAGACGACGCGTTGCTGCAGCTCCTCAGACTGGGCTACTGCACCAGGGAGGAGCTGTACGACGGCTTCGATGGGCGGATATGCGAGCACTGTGAAGAGCGCGCCCGCCGCCCCCTGGTGCACTACCTCCTGTCTTGCCCAGCCACCGCGCGCCTCAGACCAGCGCCAGCGGCTGCCGCCCATCCTGCAGGAGACGGCGGGCCCCTGAGGCGGTGTGAAGCCAAGGTCGCCCTCACGGTCCGACACACCCCGACACAGGTCCTCCTCGAGGTGCTACGGGCGGCACCTCTCCCACGGTGA
- the LOC127004653 gene encoding uncharacterized protein LOC127004653 has translation MEQLVALPFHDGTVLLSYADDLALVVTGRGNKLRGTQQALDLISGKCEELGLKISAEKSRGMMVKAADPAWQLRVQGVELSFTAHATYLRERTQARLNVMRAMTRPTAGATFSVLRQYYVQAVRSLVDYSAPVLVALSTNQQERLEVVQNTAIRTMLGAPRWSSACVMQNETSLVPLSIRVQQVMACRVARVFHRDTEGVAQRRLRLALVQDETFLRRNPWLFHAQLAVHSLVRMEGWPWPQADLPAPTFRAPPPWELPSAEFTATQLPASKAVCPTAELRQHALMAMARVTEPGCAIYYTDGSVDPDSGRTGAAAITGGTELGVRTPDHCSTLQTELVAIQLALEHAHHRQEATVVLHTDSKSGLRALQQPQPKDDVGLVTANLGSLQSLAAQGRRVRLNWIPSHVGVLGNEDADAAAKRAAASPQVTKHVAPSLRQVKTRARRAAIQATRHTHQQLEARKRQAAWYAAATDYQPLDASQQQPRADGVLLQRVRLGFCAREELYDGFQGQECYHCGRNSRHPLLHYLLSCPATAALRTQSPALAQPAGGVLLSKLPSYCFTFLSI, from the exons ATGGAGCAGCTGGTGGCCCTGCCCTTCCACGACGGCACCGTCCTTCTGAGCTACGCAGATGACCTCGCCCTCGTGGTCACCGGAAGGGGCAACAAGCTCAGGGGGacgcagcaggcgctcgacctCATCAGCGGGAAGTGCGAGGAGCTGGGGCTCAAGATCTCGGCGGAGAAGTCCCGGGGCATGATGGTGAAGGCGGCAGACCCAGCCTGGCAGCTCCGCGTCCAGGGAGTCGAGCTGTCCTTCACAGCCCACGCCACCTACCTGAGGGAGAGGACGCAGGCCAGGCTGAACGTGATGCGGGCCATGACACGACCCACCGCGGGCGCCACTTTCTCCGTCCTGCGCCAGTACTACGTGCAGGCTGTCCGCTCGCTGGTGGACTACAGCGCTCCCGTCCTCGTAGCGCTCTCCACCAACCAACAGGAGCGGCTCGAG GTGGTGCAAAACACTGCCATCAGGACCATGCTGGGGGCACCGAGGTGGTCCAGCGCATGCGTCATGCAGAACGAGACCAGTTTGGTGCCCCTCTCCATCAGAGTCCAGCAAGTCATGGCCTGCCGCGTGGCCAGGGTGTTTCACCGTGACACGGAGGGCGTGGCGCAGAGGAGGCTGCGGCTCGCGCTGGTGCAGGACGAGACGTTCCTCCGCCGCAACCCGTGGCTGTTTCACGCACAGCTGGCCGTCCACAGCCTCGTCCGCATGGAGGGCTGGCCCTGGCCACAGGCGGACCTCCCTGCCCCCACCTTCCGCGCCCCGCCCCCGTGGGAGCTCCCCTCCGCAGAGTTCACCGCCACTCAACTCCCCGCCAGCAAGGCTGTCTGTCCCACCGCTGAGCTGCGGCAGCACGCCCTCATGGCCATGGCTCGGGTCACCGAGCCAGGCTGTGCGATCTACTACACCGACGGCTCAGTTGACCCAGACAGCGGAAGGACGGGCGCTGCTGCCATCACTGGCGGGACCGAACTGGGCGTGCGCACCCCCGACCACTGCTCCACCCTGCAGACCGAACTGGTGGCCATCCAGCTGGCCCTGGAGCACGCCCACCACCGTCAGGAGGCCACCGTGGTGCTGCACACTGACTCCAAGTCGGGACTACGGGCCCTCCAGCAGCCGCAGCCCAAAGACGACGTGGGCCTCGTCACCGCCAACCTGGGCAGCCTCCAGAGCCTCGCCGCGCAGGGGCGGCGGGTGAGGCTCAACTGGATTCCAAGTCACGTGGGGGTGCTGGGCAACGAGGATGCCGACGCGGCCGCCAAGAGAGCTGCGGCGAGTCCCCAGGTGACTAAGCACGTGGCCCCCAGCCTGCGGCAGGTGAAGACTCGAGCCAGGCGCGCCGCAATCCAGGCGACCCGCCACACACACCAGCAGCTGGAGGCCAGAAAGAGGCAGGCGGCATGGTACGCTGCCGCCACCGACTACCAGCCGCTCGACGCCTCCCAGCAGCAGCCCAGGGCGGACGGCGTGCTGCTGCAGCGCGTCAGGCTGGGTTTCTGCGCCAGGGAGGAGCTGTACGAcggcttccaggggcaggagTGCTACCACTGCGGGAGAAACAGCCGCCACCCTCTGCTGCACTACCTCCTGTCCTGCCCGGCCACCGCCGCCCTCAGAACACAGTCGCCAGCACTCGCCCAGCCTGCAGGCGGCGTCCTCCTTagcaaactaccgtcctattgctttactttcttgtctatctaa